One Nitrospirota bacterium DNA segment encodes these proteins:
- a CDS encoding amidohydrolase family protein, with the protein MKGIIDFHTHAFPDNMSERVIRMLEEEGGIKAHLDGKISSLLSSMDDCGIEKSVVCNIATKPPQFHSILEWCKQVRSERIIPFPSFHPYDPEYISRIDEIKAEGFKGIKFHPYYQNFTIDEEKLFPIYKKISDENLLLVMHTGFDFAFPFTPIADPEKIFRILKNFPSLKLVTTHLGSWKQWEEVEQFLLGKQIYMEISFSLEFLDSASAKRIISLHPPEYVLFGTDSPWTEQQKTLALLRGLQLGKAAEERILRENAIQLLNSV; encoded by the coding sequence ATGAAAGGAATTATAGATTTCCATACCCATGCCTTTCCGGATAATATGTCTGAAAGGGTAATCAGGATGCTCGAAGAGGAAGGCGGTATCAAAGCCCATCTCGACGGCAAAATATCTTCACTTCTCTCTTCCATGGACGACTGCGGGATCGAAAAAAGCGTGGTATGCAATATCGCCACCAAACCCCCGCAATTTCACTCGATCCTGGAATGGTGCAAGCAGGTAAGATCAGAAAGAATTATTCCATTTCCTTCTTTTCATCCGTATGACCCGGAATATATCAGCAGAATCGATGAAATAAAAGCTGAGGGATTCAAAGGCATAAAATTCCATCCCTACTATCAGAATTTTACCATTGACGAGGAAAAGCTCTTCCCGATTTACAAAAAAATATCTGACGAGAATCTGCTTCTCGTAATGCATACCGGGTTCGATTTTGCGTTTCCGTTTACCCCGATAGCAGATCCGGAAAAGATTTTCAGGATTTTGAAAAACTTCCCTTCTCTCAAACTGGTTACTACACATCTCGGATCATGGAAACAATGGGAGGAGGTCGAGCAGTTTTTGCTCGGAAAACAGATTTATATGGAGATATCATTCTCGCTTGAGTTTCTGGACAGTGCCTCCGCAAAAAGAATTATTTCACTTCATCCCCCGGAATATGTTCTTTTTGGCACTGATTCTCCCTGGACAGAACAGCAAAAGACTTTGGCGTTATTGAGAGGATTACAGCTCGGGAAAGCTGCGGAAGAACGCATTTTGCGGGAAAACGCCATTCAGCTTCTGAACTCTGTGTAA
- a CDS encoding thiamine pyrophosphate-dependent enzyme yields the protein MKQNQANNIIVMLGDDAIGRGAIEAGISLATSYPGTPATQILEYIARNFAGEVEWAVNEKVSLETAIGASYAGKRALCSMKHVGLNVASDALMTASYLGIKGGLVLAVSDDPGAFSSQNEQDSRFYAKFAKIPCLEPCDSQEAKDMTIMAFELSEKTGLPVMLRTLTRICHAYSPVRWGDVREQNPLSLQKDPGNMIAIPSNVLRCHRNLIAKQEGLRIWGEEAGLNRVFQNGQKKGIIACGIGYVYAKEYGPEYAVLKISYYPFAETLIKDFVEGLEEVWVLEEGEPLVEEIARRYSNKVRGKISGEISITGELGPDVLAEYVPDWDTGQRSHKPSTPLPARPPIMCPGCPHSRFYEALKAAQPAFTAGDIGCYTLGANPPYQIVDTCLCMGAGISKAAGIAKQGVKRVAAVIGDSTFIHSGIPALINAVYNKADILVLILDNSAVAMTGNQPTPVTGITAKGEEGGKISLEELCKACGVKSVEVVDPYNVEKTEALLKEKLDADGVNVIISRRACVFVTRRLMKMRRKTIKYTPAEKKAQ from the coding sequence GTGAAACAGAATCAGGCGAATAATATAATTGTCATGTTGGGTGACGATGCAATCGGAAGGGGGGCAATAGAGGCAGGCATATCTCTGGCAACAAGCTATCCCGGAACTCCTGCGACACAAATCCTCGAATATATCGCACGTAATTTCGCGGGCGAAGTGGAATGGGCAGTAAATGAAAAAGTAAGTCTGGAAACTGCAATCGGCGCGTCCTATGCGGGAAAAAGAGCGTTATGCTCCATGAAACATGTAGGACTCAATGTCGCATCAGATGCGTTAATGACAGCGTCATACCTCGGGATTAAAGGAGGGCTGGTCCTCGCGGTATCTGATGATCCGGGCGCATTTTCTTCGCAGAATGAACAGGATTCCCGATTCTATGCAAAATTTGCAAAAATACCATGCCTTGAGCCGTGTGATTCACAGGAAGCCAAGGACATGACGATCATGGCCTTCGAATTATCCGAAAAGACAGGGCTTCCGGTGATGTTGAGGACATTGACAAGGATTTGCCATGCCTACTCACCGGTCAGGTGGGGGGATGTTCGTGAACAGAATCCTCTTTCATTGCAGAAAGACCCCGGGAACATGATTGCTATTCCGAGCAATGTGCTGAGATGTCACAGAAATCTGATTGCAAAACAGGAAGGATTAAGAATCTGGGGCGAAGAAGCAGGGTTGAACAGGGTTTTTCAGAATGGACAGAAAAAAGGAATTATAGCCTGTGGCATCGGATATGTCTATGCAAAGGAGTACGGCCCTGAATATGCGGTTCTCAAGATATCTTATTACCCTTTTGCCGAAACATTGATTAAGGATTTTGTTGAGGGGCTTGAAGAGGTCTGGGTTTTGGAAGAAGGCGAGCCCTTAGTGGAAGAGATCGCGAGAAGATATTCCAATAAGGTGAGGGGGAAGATTTCCGGGGAAATCAGCATCACAGGGGAACTTGGCCCTGATGTATTAGCGGAATATGTTCCTGACTGGGATACAGGTCAGCGCAGTCATAAGCCTTCGACGCCCTTGCCTGCAAGACCGCCCATAATGTGTCCGGGTTGTCCGCATAGCAGGTTTTACGAAGCGCTTAAGGCAGCGCAGCCGGCATTCACCGCCGGCGATATAGGCTGCTATACCCTTGGAGCAAATCCGCCCTATCAGATAGTAGATACCTGCCTCTGCATGGGGGCCGGCATCAGTAAGGCGGCAGGGATTGCCAAGCAGGGTGTGAAGAGAGTGGCGGCAGTGATTGGTGATTCAACCTTTATTCATTCCGGAATCCCTGCATTGATCAATGCAGTGTATAACAAGGCGGATATCCTTGTGCTTATTCTGGATAATTCAGCGGTTGCGATGACCGGGAACCAGCCTACACCGGTAACCGGCATTACCGCAAAAGGAGAAGAGGGGGGAAAAATCTCTCTTGAGGAACTCTGCAAGGCCTGCGGCGTGAAATCGGTCGAAGTTGTCGATCCTTACAATGTCGAAAAAACAGAAGCGCTGCTGAAAGAAAAGCTGGATGCCGACGGAGTGAACGTCATTATTTCACGCAGAGCCTGTGTGTTTGTGACGAGGCGCCTCATGAAAATGAGGAGAAAAACTATAAAGTATACACCTGCTGAGAAGAAAGCACAGTAA
- a CDS encoding ACT domain-containing protein → MEVKQISLFLENKKGRLWEALNVLAKAHINIRALSIADTSDFGILRLIVPDPDNAKKVLAKSNFTVRESDVIAVGVPDSPGGLASVLKILTDADINVEYMYAFVEKSGKKAIVVLRTDSISKGKKALKKAGVTVLSSQQVYTL, encoded by the coding sequence ATGGAAGTAAAACAGATATCCCTGTTTCTGGAGAACAAGAAAGGAAGATTGTGGGAAGCGCTGAATGTCCTCGCAAAGGCACATATCAATATCCGTGCCCTCTCAATCGCTGACACCTCAGATTTTGGAATCCTGCGTCTGATTGTCCCCGATCCGGATAACGCAAAAAAGGTTCTTGCGAAGAGCAACTTCACCGTCAGGGAAAGCGACGTAATCGCTGTCGGCGTTCCCGACAGTCCCGGAGGTCTTGCGAGTGTTCTTAAAATTCTGACCGATGCCGATATAAATGTCGAATACATGTACGCCTTTGTCGAAAAAAGCGGAAAAAAGGCGATTGTGGTACTACGCACAGACAGCATCAGCAAAGGGAAAAAAGCGCTGAAAAAAGCCGGAGTTACTGTGCTTTCTTCTCAGCAGGTGTATACTTTATAG
- a CDS encoding phenylacetate--CoA ligase, with protein MIWNKEAECMRIGEREKLQIERLRAILRRAYKNVPYYQKRFGESKVKPADIRSLKDIKKLPFTTKTDLREGYPFGLFAVPRKEIVEVHTSSGTTGKPTVSGYTRKDIEIWGEVVARALTMCGATKDDIIQNGYGYGLFTGGLGVHYGAQRIGATVVPVSAGQTKRHLDIMQDFGSTILTCTPSYALYLTEAVAEAGINRKKLKLKAGCFGAEMWTDRMRDEIEKRFRLLALNIYGLTEIIGPGVAQECDQKNGLHIFEDHFYPEVVSPETLEPLPDGEKGELVLTTLTRDGMPMIRFRTRDITTLRREPCKCGRTLVRMDRVTGRTDDMLKIRGVLIFPSQIEKALLEVREVEPHYQIIVTRPQHLDEIEVQVETSKKLFSDEVRHLEEARKKIEKHIENSIGLRVKVTLVEPKTLPRSEGKAKRVIDKRQL; from the coding sequence ATGATCTGGAATAAGGAAGCAGAATGCATGCGCATCGGGGAACGGGAAAAATTGCAGATCGAAAGATTGAGGGCAATCCTGAGGCGTGCATATAAGAATGTTCCCTATTACCAAAAACGGTTTGGCGAAAGCAAAGTGAAACCTGCTGACATCAGGAGCCTTAAAGACATAAAAAAATTGCCGTTCACCACAAAAACTGACTTGAGAGAAGGATATCCTTTCGGATTGTTCGCGGTTCCGCGCAAGGAAATAGTCGAGGTGCATACCTCTTCCGGAACAACAGGAAAGCCGACGGTATCAGGATATACAAGAAAGGACATTGAAATCTGGGGTGAAGTGGTAGCCCGGGCCCTCACGATGTGCGGAGCAACAAAAGATGATATTATCCAGAACGGATACGGGTATGGTTTGTTTACCGGGGGACTTGGCGTGCACTACGGAGCCCAGAGGATCGGTGCGACTGTAGTCCCTGTGTCTGCAGGCCAGACAAAAAGACATCTCGACATTATGCAGGACTTTGGCTCCACCATCCTCACCTGCACCCCTTCGTATGCACTGTATCTCACGGAAGCAGTTGCAGAAGCAGGCATAAACAGAAAAAAATTAAAACTCAAGGCGGGATGTTTCGGTGCGGAGATGTGGACCGACAGAATGCGTGATGAAATCGAAAAGAGGTTCCGCCTGCTCGCACTGAATATTTACGGGCTCACTGAAATAATAGGTCCGGGTGTAGCCCAGGAATGTGATCAAAAGAACGGCCTCCACATCTTTGAAGACCATTTCTATCCCGAGGTTGTCTCTCCCGAGACGCTCGAGCCTCTCCCTGACGGTGAAAAAGGAGAACTGGTTCTCACCACGTTAACCCGCGATGGAATGCCGATGATACGCTTCAGGACGAGGGATATCACCACTTTGAGGAGAGAACCCTGCAAATGTGGAAGGACTCTCGTAAGGATGGACCGGGTCACCGGACGCACGGACGATATGCTGAAAATAAGGGGCGTTCTCATCTTCCCCTCCCAGATCGAAAAAGCGCTTCTTGAGGTCAGAGAAGTGGAGCCGCACTATCAGATCATCGTAACGCGGCCACAGCATCTTGATGAGATCGAGGTCCAGGTGGAGACTTCCAAGAAGTTATTCTCGGATGAAGTCAGGCATCTTGAAGAAGCAAGGAAAAAAATCGAAAAACACATTGAAAACTCGATCGGTCTTAGGGTAAAGGTTACGCTTGTTGAACCGAAAACCCTTCCGAGAAGCGAAGGCAAAGCAAAAAGGGTAATAGACAAACGTCAATTATAA
- a CDS encoding ACT domain-containing protein — protein MEQLRQLSIFSENKPGRLRKITKVLSEEGVNILAINIASSNGFGVIKFIVDKFEPAYQKLRQKGFTVSSNEVLAIELVDRPGGLYEVATILSKKRINIENAYVLILESRKKAFLIVDVSDIEKARKLLKNEKLRFFAPGKKAKRKSG, from the coding sequence ATGGAACAATTAAGGCAGCTTTCCATCTTTTCCGAGAACAAGCCCGGGAGACTCAGGAAAATCACCAAGGTTCTCTCCGAAGAAGGCGTGAATATTCTCGCAATAAACATCGCGAGTTCAAACGGGTTCGGGGTCATAAAGTTTATCGTCGATAAATTTGAACCTGCCTATCAAAAACTCAGACAAAAGGGGTTTACTGTCTCTTCCAATGAAGTACTCGCAATCGAGCTTGTGGACCGTCCCGGAGGATTGTATGAAGTCGCCACGATTTTGTCAAAAAAACGAATTAATATAGAGAACGCATATGTATTGATCCTGGAATCAAGAAAAAAAGCCTTCCTGATAGTTGATGTGAGCGACATCGAAAAAGCCAGAAAGCTTCTGAAGAATGAAAAGCTGCGTTTTTTTGCCCCGGGAAAGAAGGCAAAAAGAAAAAGCGGATAA
- a CDS encoding phenylacetate--CoA ligase has product MFWQKDIETVSRRALEELQLKRLKQTVRQAYKNIPFYKNHFSELHIHPKDIASLKDIRKLPFTTREDLREYYPFGMLAVAKQQVVRLHTSSGTTGKPKAIFFSKKDVDRAAELIARCLVMTGVKKDDVLQNMMTYGLFTGALVMHYGAEKVGVLVIPAGPGNTKRQIALMQDFRTTTLHITPSYALYLASVMQHEGLNPKKDFALRRAYLGSEPYSEETRKKIEKFFHIDVYNSYGLSEMNGPGVAFECREKNGMHLWEDNFIMEIIDPESGKPVPEGEKGELVLTTLCREAMPILRYRTRDITMILPGRCSCGRTHRRISRIIGRTDDMIIVRGVNIFPQQIERVLMGVRAVAQNYQIVLESYDQMTVRVEIVKELFDGKVEHLVNLQNEITEKLRSEILIRPKVELLEPGTLPVSEGKSIRVIDKRTL; this is encoded by the coding sequence ATGTTCTGGCAAAAAGATATTGAAACGGTCAGCCGCAGGGCTCTGGAAGAACTGCAGCTTAAAAGGCTGAAGCAGACTGTACGGCAGGCCTATAAGAATATTCCGTTCTATAAAAACCATTTTTCAGAATTGCACATTCATCCAAAGGATATCGCGTCCCTGAAAGATATCCGGAAACTTCCTTTCACTACCAGGGAAGATCTCCGTGAATATTACCCTTTTGGCATGCTTGCGGTTGCAAAACAACAGGTTGTGCGCCTCCATACTTCAAGCGGAACCACAGGGAAACCGAAAGCCATCTTTTTTTCGAAGAAGGACGTGGACCGCGCAGCAGAACTCATCGCACGATGCCTCGTTATGACAGGTGTAAAAAAAGATGACGTGCTCCAGAACATGATGACCTATGGACTCTTTACCGGCGCACTCGTCATGCATTATGGCGCGGAGAAAGTGGGAGTGCTGGTCATTCCTGCAGGTCCGGGCAATACAAAAAGACAGATTGCCCTCATGCAGGATTTCAGGACCACCACACTCCATATCACTCCCAGTTATGCACTCTATCTTGCCAGTGTAATGCAGCACGAAGGACTGAATCCGAAAAAAGACTTTGCTCTCCGGAGGGCATATCTCGGTTCCGAACCTTATTCTGAAGAGACGAGGAAAAAGATTGAAAAGTTCTTTCACATTGATGTATATAATTCCTACGGTTTGTCTGAAATGAACGGTCCGGGAGTTGCGTTTGAATGCAGGGAAAAGAACGGAATGCATCTCTGGGAAGACAACTTCATCATGGAAATCATAGATCCTGAGTCTGGTAAACCGGTGCCTGAGGGGGAAAAGGGTGAACTTGTCCTTACTACCCTCTGCCGTGAAGCGATGCCTATCCTGCGTTACCGTACACGCGACATCACCATGATTCTTCCTGGCAGATGCAGTTGCGGCAGAACCCATCGCAGGATCTCACGCATCATAGGCAGGACAGACGACATGATCATTGTACGCGGGGTGAACATCTTCCCTCAGCAGATCGAGCGTGTCTTAATGGGCGTGAGGGCCGTTGCGCAGAATTACCAGATCGTCCTTGAGTCTTATGACCAGATGACCGTGAGAGTGGAAATTGTGAAGGAACTCTTCGACGGGAAAGTGGAGCATTTGGTAAATCTGCAAAACGAGATTACAGAAAAACTGCGATCAGAAATCCTTATAAGACCAAAGGTGGAACTTCTTGAACCCGGCACTCTGCCGGTAAGCGAGGGAAAATCTATAAGAGTCATCGATAAAAGAACATTGTAA
- a CDS encoding indolepyruvate oxidoreductase subunit beta — METTNVLFSGVGGQGIILASAILTKCAFVSGYMVKESELHGMAQRGGSVTSHVRFGEEVYSPLIRKGKADFLIALEELEGLRYADFLKPDGYVILNQKKVMPSVLNPDLAPYPENIKFQLEAMGFHVDAVNAFEIANTLGNPKLDNIIIMGMLSRYLPFTISTWETVIRESVPAKTIELNLSAFKIGREITEVKV; from the coding sequence ATGGAAACAACAAACGTTCTTTTTTCGGGTGTGGGCGGACAGGGTATAATACTTGCCAGTGCGATTTTAACCAAGTGTGCTTTTGTCTCGGGATATATGGTAAAAGAAAGCGAACTGCATGGCATGGCACAGAGAGGAGGAAGTGTGACAAGCCATGTGCGCTTCGGGGAAGAAGTATATTCGCCTTTGATCCGGAAGGGCAAGGCTGATTTTCTTATCGCGCTTGAAGAGCTTGAGGGACTGCGATATGCAGACTTTCTCAAACCTGACGGCTATGTGATACTCAACCAGAAAAAAGTGATGCCTTCTGTGCTCAATCCGGACCTTGCCCCGTATCCTGAAAATATAAAATTCCAGTTGGAGGCAATGGGGTTTCACGTTGATGCAGTAAATGCCTTCGAAATCGCAAATACGCTTGGGAACCCGAAACTGGACAATATTATCATCATGGGAATGCTTTCCCGGTACCTGCCCTTCACTATCTCAACATGGGAAACGGTGATACGGGAATCTGTTCCCGCAAAGACAATTGAGCTCAACCTTTCGGCGTTCAAGATAGGGCGTGAAATTACCGAGGTGAAAGTATAG
- a CDS encoding ACT domain-containing protein, with amino-acid sequence MNVEQISIFLENKSGRLAEVTSVLSEAGINIRALYLADTGDFGILRLIVNDTEKSRQVLKGSGFTVEKTKVVAIEVPDKPGGLSNILNTIKDEGINVEYMYAFVEKSGENAIVIFRFDELEKSVSILRKAGVRILEGEELSAL; translated from the coding sequence ATGAATGTTGAGCAGATTTCCATATTTCTGGAGAACAAGTCGGGGCGACTTGCGGAGGTAACCTCCGTGTTATCCGAAGCAGGGATCAATATCAGGGCACTTTATCTTGCTGATACCGGGGATTTTGGCATACTGAGGCTCATTGTCAATGATACCGAAAAGTCGCGGCAGGTGCTGAAAGGAAGCGGTTTCACCGTTGAAAAGACGAAGGTAGTGGCAATTGAAGTGCCGGACAAACCAGGGGGGTTATCAAATATCCTGAACACGATAAAGGATGAAGGAATAAATGTGGAGTACATGTATGCCTTCGTCGAGAAGAGCGGAGAGAATGCGATCGTGATATTCCGCTTTGATGAGCTGGAAAAATCTGTCAGCATATTAAGAAAGGCGGGGGTAAGAATCCTGGAAGGAGAAGAACTCTCTGCGCTATAA
- a CDS encoding ABC transporter substrate-binding protein — MNKVTEKLLVVLLAVLTVVLLIGNVHAKEPYKIGALFAVTGPASFLGEPEKNTALMLEEQINKAGGINGHPVKIIIEDTKSDETQAVLSAKKLLENDKVLAIVGPSTTGESMALVPIMNNAKTPLLSCAAGAPITQPVSERYWIFKTPQYDTSAVEAIYEYMKKQGISKVGIITISTGFGDAGRKALQEIAPKYGITILADEKYGPKDSDMTTQLTKIKASGAQAVINWSVGPGQVIVTKNWHALRMDIPLYQSHGWGSKKNIELAGKAAEGVIAPLGRLVVWEKLPDKHPQKALLKKYTQDYEARYKSEPGTFGGHAYDSIMMLVDAIKKVGPNKKKIRDYIETKIKNWPGTGGVFNMSKSDHCGLDKNAFEMVVVKDGDWSLLK; from the coding sequence ATGAACAAAGTAACGGAGAAGTTACTGGTAGTGCTGTTAGCGGTCTTGACTGTTGTACTGCTGATCGGAAATGTCCACGCAAAAGAACCGTATAAAATAGGAGCGCTTTTTGCGGTAACCGGTCCCGCCTCTTTTTTGGGAGAACCTGAAAAAAATACTGCGCTCATGCTTGAGGAACAGATTAACAAAGCAGGCGGAATAAACGGACATCCCGTAAAGATTATTATTGAGGATACAAAAAGTGATGAAACGCAGGCAGTTCTCTCCGCAAAGAAACTACTTGAAAATGACAAGGTGCTGGCAATTGTGGGACCGTCTACTACCGGTGAATCAATGGCACTGGTTCCTATTATGAATAACGCCAAAACACCCCTTTTATCCTGTGCGGCAGGAGCCCCGATAACCCAGCCTGTCAGTGAGCGGTACTGGATTTTCAAAACTCCCCAATACGACACCAGCGCGGTAGAGGCAATCTATGAGTACATGAAAAAACAGGGCATATCAAAGGTGGGCATCATCACGATATCGACCGGTTTCGGTGATGCAGGAAGAAAAGCACTCCAGGAAATTGCGCCGAAATATGGCATCACAATTCTTGCAGATGAGAAATATGGCCCGAAAGATTCGGATATGACTACCCAGCTTACCAAGATAAAGGCATCGGGTGCCCAGGCAGTGATCAACTGGTCAGTAGGTCCGGGGCAGGTTATTGTGACGAAGAACTGGCATGCATTGAGGATGGACATCCCGCTCTATCAAAGTCATGGCTGGGGAAGCAAGAAGAACATAGAGCTGGCAGGGAAGGCTGCAGAAGGTGTCATCGCACCCCTTGGAAGACTGGTGGTATGGGAAAAACTCCCTGATAAGCACCCGCAGAAAGCATTATTGAAAAAGTATACCCAGGATTATGAGGCAAGGTATAAAAGCGAACCGGGCACCTTCGGAGGGCATGCGTACGACTCCATCATGATGCTGGTTGATGCAATAAAAAAAGTTGGCCCTAATAAAAAGAAGATCAGGGATTACATAGAGACAAAGATCAAGAATTGGCCGGGGACCGGTGGTGTTTTCAATATGTCGAAGAGCGACCATTGCGGACTGGACAAGAATGCGTTTGAGATGGTTGTGGTTAAAGACGGTGACTGGTCACTGCTGAAATAA
- a CDS encoding branched-chain amino acid ABC transporter permease, which yields MNDWGDDSIPPILFREYHNLLTVFLQFLFSGLTVGAVYALVGIGFNITYNATSIINLAQGEFVVIGGLMMWFFYISLKLPFFVSVALTIFTAGVVGLLMERLTIKPLKNPDLLLMIMITIAVSIVLRGILMFSFGKEPYVYPAFTEGEPLNISGAIIQQQALWVVGITGFCIVLLFLFFKKTMMGKAMLACAVNPTAAKLVGINVSQMVMLSFILSAIVGAIGGMAITPISLMEYDKGPMLAVKGFCAAIMGGLGSNRGAVLGGFIIGVLESMTAGYLHSGSKDAVALVILLMILFFKPSGLFVSKTMLQLRKF from the coding sequence TTGAACGATTGGGGGGATGACAGCATCCCCCCGATTCTCTTCAGGGAATATCACAATTTGCTTACAGTCTTTTTACAATTTCTTTTTTCAGGTCTTACCGTCGGGGCAGTGTATGCCCTGGTCGGAATAGGTTTCAATATTACCTACAATGCTACGTCCATCATCAATCTTGCGCAGGGCGAGTTTGTTGTGATTGGCGGACTCATGATGTGGTTTTTTTACATATCACTGAAACTCCCTTTTTTCGTATCGGTCGCACTTACCATCTTTACTGCGGGGGTTGTCGGGCTTTTGATGGAAAGGCTGACGATCAAACCCCTGAAAAATCCGGATTTACTGTTGATGATTATGATTACCATTGCGGTTTCGATCGTGTTGCGCGGTATCCTGATGTTCAGCTTCGGCAAGGAGCCCTATGTGTACCCTGCTTTTACGGAGGGAGAACCTTTGAATATTTCAGGGGCCATTATCCAGCAACAGGCGCTCTGGGTCGTGGGCATTACAGGTTTCTGCATCGTGCTGCTGTTTCTCTTCTTTAAAAAGACGATGATGGGAAAAGCAATGCTTGCCTGTGCGGTGAATCCTACTGCAGCGAAACTTGTCGGTATCAATGTGTCGCAGATGGTCATGCTGTCTTTTATATTGAGTGCCATCGTCGGCGCAATCGGGGGCATGGCGATAACTCCCATTTCTCTTATGGAGTATGACAAGGGCCCTATGCTTGCGGTAAAAGGGTTTTGTGCGGCAATAATGGGAGGCCTCGGCAGCAACAGGGGGGCTGTGCTCGGCGGATTTATCATCGGTGTGCTCGAATCCATGACCGCAGGGTATCTGCATTCCGGATCGAAGGATGCAGTTGCTCTGGTTATTCTCCTGATGATTCTCTTCTTCAAACCTTCCGGATTATTTGTCAGTAAAACCATGCTCCAGCTGAGAAAGTTTTAG
- a CDS encoding branched-chain amino acid ABC transporter permease, translating into MKKEDVLSLLVLVLLFVLFPLLSNSSYTLTIGIFAGINSLVAIGLCILMGYAGQVSLGQAGFYGIGAYVSSILSLHAGLPVILSAVCGMIVAAFAAVILAVPALRLKGHYLAVATLGFGEIIYIILNEWGPGGPSGFGDIPHVSVLGYTLVSTEEYFYLIWVLVTAVMFFSINLIKSRTGRALRAIHDSELACNAMGLNVTAIKIKVFILSAVYASLAGSLYAHYVTFISPSSFSLFYSILVLMMVIVGGITNLWGAIIGAVVITVLPELLRKFEELDVLVYGLILTLTLMFFRKGLVPLIAEKLKKFRGPAVAEH; encoded by the coding sequence ATGAAAAAAGAGGATGTGTTGTCCTTGCTGGTTCTTGTCCTGCTCTTTGTTCTGTTTCCTCTCCTCTCGAACAGCTCATATACACTGACCATAGGGATATTTGCAGGAATAAATTCCCTGGTGGCGATAGGCTTATGCATCCTTATGGGATATGCAGGACAGGTCTCTTTGGGCCAGGCAGGGTTTTATGGCATCGGTGCATACGTCTCCTCGATATTGAGCCTGCATGCAGGGCTTCCGGTGATACTCAGCGCGGTCTGCGGAATGATCGTTGCTGCCTTCGCCGCGGTGATACTTGCAGTCCCTGCCCTGAGGTTGAAAGGGCATTACCTTGCAGTAGCCACTCTTGGCTTTGGAGAAATAATTTACATTATCCTGAATGAATGGGGCCCGGGTGGTCCTTCAGGGTTCGGGGATATCCCGCATGTCAGTGTCCTTGGCTATACCCTGGTTTCAACAGAAGAGTATTTTTATCTGATATGGGTTCTTGTGACGGCAGTAATGTTCTTCTCTATCAATCTCATCAAATCAAGAACCGGCAGGGCGTTGAGAGCCATACATGACAGCGAACTGGCATGCAATGCCATGGGGCTGAATGTCACCGCGATTAAAATAAAGGTGTTTATCCTGAGTGCGGTATACGCGTCTCTGGCCGGGAGTCTTTATGCACATTATGTGACATTTATCAGCCCGAGCAGTTTTTCATTGTTTTACTCTATCCTGGTGCTTATGATGGTGATCGTTGGAGGGATTACAAATCTGTGGGGGGCGATAATCGGCGCGGTGGTGATTACTGTACTGCCGGAGCTCCTGAGAAAATTTGAGGAACTGGATGTGCTTGTGTACGGTCTGATTTTGACGCTGACCCTGATGTTTTTCAGAAAAGGTCTGGTTCCCCTCATAGCTGAAAAACTAAAGAAATTCAGAGGTCCCGCTGTTGCTGAGCATTAA